A segment of the Ipomoea triloba cultivar NCNSP0323 chromosome 1, ASM357664v1 genome:
AAGCATATGTGCCGACTGTcgaatcattttttttttggtggagaGATAAATCACACTAAGAAGACTCAGTGTGATAGACTTAATCAAGagaatattgacaagaattaaACTAACTTTTagatatgaaaattatgttttattcaCTCAATTATTCCTTTTGAGATGGTTGAaccatattataaaaaaaatacttttaaggagattttaaaaatatcacaTGTTGCATTTATACACAATGTACTGTttgttttactaaaataattaagagaaaaagaaaacaccCTAGTACAGGTGCCTTATATTTACGTTTAAAAATTGGAGACGAGGAAACTAGTACAAATACCCTCCCTATATTTATGTTTGTGTAGACTTGACTCTTAAAATATGAAGTAAAAATGGAAAGAGTGCAGTGCGGGGCCGGGGCCATATAATGGTGTGGCGTGAAGGGCGGGGAAAGAGGGCATATGGTTGGGTGGACACCAGTTGTTGCTAGGCTGTAAAACATGACAGGGACGCTACTTAATGGTTCCCAAAGACAGACAGCTACTCGTGGGGCTTGATTTTGGGCTCAACACCAGGTGTCAGGTGTGATTGTGCATCCTTTCCTGGCCTCAACCACATGCAATTGCACTTCATGCCTAccctcatattttttttataatttctgcTGTGAATAATGAATATGATGCCTCCCTAATTCCCCATCTACTGCCATCATCAACCGTAATAAATATATTCACCcttttcaatttaattcataattcaaataaaaatctaaCTAAATACTCGAatttaaatgaatcaaaatcTAATATAATCATCAAATATACACAAATTACATTGTAAGTAAGAGGTGGAAACGCACAATGGTTTAAATACAAGTAGTAAAGTGACATTAATATATACCGATGGCCCGCACGCGTTTTAGCAAATAAATAAAGTGAAATTTAGGCCAAATAAAAGACAGGATGACAGCTAGATTTTGTTGTTATTGGCCAGAATTGAAATTGGGCAAGTGATTTTGTGTATAATATAAGAATTTGGGCCAGAATTCAAATCATTAATAATTTACAGACTTGACTACCGACTTCACAGTTTCACATGATTTTACTTGTCATATACTGATGCAAATATGTGGTCATGTGGATGTCATTGAAAATAATACAAacaataaattcaaatttaataacACATTTCAAACTAaagtaatttttataatatagtaTATTACTGAGTggaaaaatttacaataaagcAGGCAAATACTCATTACTCAGAAcgtgaaattattttaattttgtgacAGGATATTAGTTCAGCGCTCGTCATCACAATTCATAGTACTAGGACTAGTAGCattagatatataaattaataaccTCCATTTATACAAATCATCCCCCGTGGAAGGAAAATCACAAATCCAAAAAACACTAATTTCACAAAGaggatatataataatagtaatgatgataatgatgatgatgatgataacgGACGGAaaaaaatatggaaattaaattCAACCACGGCAGTGAGTGATTGCACTGCATCCGCGTCGGTAGGGATTGGCTGGAGCTCCAGGCCGGCAGTTGTAGTAGGAAGCACCTCGTCGGGAACAGGGAACTCTGTTACGGCTCAGAGCGCCGTAGCTAATGTAGCGCTGTCGGTACGCTAAAATGCGCCGGTTGCTTTCGGTGTCCAGCTCGAACTCGTCATCGCTCAAGCACTCCCCAACCGAGCCGTCGCAGATCTTCGATGAGGCCGACGGCATTGCCATCGGAAAGTAACCGATCTCGTAGGCTCCCGCGGATGCCGTGACGGCGGCCGGCGACGAGAGCACCGCCGTAATGATGAAGATTGCGCAGATCGCGAGAAAGCCTGTTGACTTTACCTTCTTCGCCATTTTTTGCTTTCACTTTTTCTCTCTTGAAGTTTGAGAGACAGATTTCCAGGGATTTTGATTGAAAGTAGACGGCAAAGAGGAAGTGGGGAGTGATTTATAGATAGATTGCGATTTGGAAAATGTCCTTTCAGATGGGAGATATTTACGTAAAATGCCatgtgattttgtgattttttaaatcaaaatgatatACTCCGttttcaaaaaatgatatactccgtatttagttatttacctgcaataaatatatttttattttataattatatgcaATTGCAATTATACACCAATAGTTctttttaataacaaaaatataattgtttataattaaaaatgctatttttattaaaatataatttaaatgttaataattattaattggtCTATTGTTGCATACTTGCATATgtttaagaaaatgtaatataacgtaatttaattttttatttaacgAACAATCAATGGTCGGTAGAatggataatttttttcatttaattctcACTGATGAAATGATGGTGCGTCATCGAGCGAAAATCTCGGGTCAAATGTTGCATCCTTCAATATTTTTCAtccaaatataattaaacttaACCATTTGATTAAAGTTAATATAATCTGGCATgatttatacatttatattttcttcggactaattaattactatatattccgtataaatttaataacaatcaTAACTTATTCAAATTAGACACCAAATCTTATCAAAGTGGcacaatcaattattatttatgaataaaaaaaaaaaactaataatgtCACCTTTAgtcttacaagttacaactatTGTAACTTTGTTCGAAAATACAACCTTTTATTGCACTAATATTATTACCTTTTATGCGAACTCTTAAAAACTAGAGCAAATAAGAGTTACTCAAAATAATTACTATTCAAATAAATGCAGTACTCATCTTGttcaaatgacatgtagtgagtctcttatatgagaagtcatgagatcgagtgtgtttcaacaggttgagaaagtatacaAAACTTTTTTATTGAATGATTTTCCAACAAACTTTACCacatttgatttttcttttttttatttttttacaaatttcatttcatCCAATTAATGTTACTTTACTTCTCAATCTAATTCTTCGCTCGTTTTCCATCtttaccaaaaaagaaaaaaaaaaattcaaaacaactTAAACAAGGGTACCCAAGTAGCCAACAACACTAGGCCACATAGAGGGACTCAAAAATATCATACAATAAATCTGAAAGTGGATTTGATCAGAGTCACAtggataataataatgtttcgCTTGTGATCTAATAAAGCCACAATTTTCCATGAGAATGCGATACCAAATACCAATCATGGGACTAACACTAGTTTTTGAGcaacaaaattttgtattattcaTTGATTTGATACATATATGGTTTCTCTCTATATTAGAGTCCCTGTTGTAACATAGAGTATAGACTCAGGTAACAagatatatcaaaataatattataagtacatatataaatacagcttatatataaaaatggtaTCAACATTAGtgaatttatttatgtatatatagtagtagatTTTTGTACTTTTAGTAGTGAATTTATGTACCTACAGtagtaaatttatatatttgatgtaGTAACATTATGAcccaacaataatataatttttttatgcatcttaaaaagaaaaggacaaaaattttggaccatggtccatgcataAGCATCATCAATTTTGTGCTTATATCTGAATAAAGTATTATCATTACAAGGATTTAATTACCCTTAATACCTTATTCCATATCaatacttttggtccttgactaatTCAGAATCGATCTAAATTGCACTCGCATAATTTGACTCTTATTTAGAAGAAAGTCCAACTTATAGctgatattaattatttaattacatcAACATTCCATTTACTAAAGGTCTTAAACTATTCTTAATTCTAATgtgtgtcaaaaaaaaaaaactacttttaCCATTAAGGTAGTTCCAATTCTGcaatgtatattttatataaaaaaaaatggaacaaCTTAACTaacaagaaaaatcaaataaagGAACTGTAATTTAGAAGTATTATTGGGGTAACGAATACAGCttgctttaattttgtgtttgtcCCACATAATAAAAACCCCACATCATATGCtcactttaattttgtttgtgcCGAAAGCATACCAGTTGTACAATTGTTTAGTAAAGAGGaacaactaataaattattgaCAATGATATTTATATTACTTTTCTTATACTATACTATGTATTATTTGGCttgattaaattaaatattattcttTCTCATGTTTATTAGTTATGATTAAATTAGGAGCCTAACCTTCAGTCCAGTTTGTTAGACAATTGTTTGGGTAATTATAAGGTTTCAAGTTCTAAATTCTCGCATGAAAGTTTTCTATTgatcttcttagtttgaacgGAAATTATGAGCAACTTAGGTTGTTTTACCTCGGTCTTTTGTCGATTAGGATCACAACGCAGTAAACGGATCAATTATGAGCAACTTAGGTTGGTTTACGTA
Coding sequences within it:
- the LOC116017595 gene encoding rapid alkalinization factor-like, with the protein product MAKKVKSTGFLAICAIFIITAVLSSPAAVTASAGAYEIGYFPMAMPSASSKICDGSVGECLSDDEFELDTESNRRILAYRQRYISYGALSRNRVPCSRRGASYYNCRPGAPANPYRRGCSAITHCRG